The Vespula vulgaris chromosome 14, iyVesVulg1.1, whole genome shotgun sequence DNA segment ctttctctctttctctctctttgccacTCCCTTCTccaccctttttctctctctctttctctctctctgtctttctgtctttctctctttgctcctcgttttatttttatttctatgcaTTAACAGAATCAGTTTACCATCAATATATTACTTGTTGACCAGTCTGATAATACgattagtaataatagttggtatgattattattattatcatatacgtgCGTACACGAATACTGTACATGGAATAtatgattgattttattataattatctagtttcttctttcttttttataaatactatttatattgttataatataaatatctatattttacctcgtttaatatgttatatataaccatttataataaagctatgtatatatatatatatatatatatataaaacatgcACGATAAAAAACACTCGGTTAAGTTCAGTCCTCgggaaaaatcgataaaagacaaaaaagaaatatgtaactTATGTAAATCGAATTTGAAATGTTGGAGTATGTTTCTTTCCGGTTCCTATTGGAGAATCTCCTCGAAACAAGCTTTCCTAAGGAAAAAACAAGCTTTTTCTAAGGATTATGCCTCGATTCCGTCTAACGTATACAACCTCACGAATAGAATTGGAAGAAAGTTCCTTACCTAGGAAGGACTTTCGAAAGAGTTGAAATAGTTACGTGCACACCTCCCACTccccagagagaaagaaaaagaaaaagagaaagagagagagatagagagagatagagagagagagagatagagaaagagagatgtttATTTTCCAACATCAAAtgcaaatacttttttttttttctctacgagCATGATCGTTCTCGGTTTCAGGAAGATGCGGGCGTAGATCTCCCTGCGAGCATCTTTGCTACGAACTTCACGACGGGATGTATGAATGTGACTGCAGGGACGGCTACATACTTCATAAGAATGGATATAGTTGTGCCGGTAAGtttctacaaatttatatctatctattatatctatctatctatttatctatcttttattttctcgtccctctttattactattattattattattattattattattattattattattattattattattattattattattattgttgttgttgttgttgttgttgttgttgttgttgttgttgttgttgttattatcgttgttatgtttctttttacttttattatagaaaataggAGCTCCCTTGTCGCAAAGAATTTCTGTCGAATGTATGTCGCATTTCTGTGggttttctctgttttttttctttttctctcatccgaaatatatattacacgtatTATATCACTGTTCCTCCGGAAGTAacttgacatatttttttccctctccaTTTTTCCTGGCAttcgttctttcctctttttttttctttccttcgtttttttttcctttttttttcttttttgttttcatttttattaccactattattattcatacgaAATATTACTACGAGCAAATAAGTCGGAAAGAAGGGCATGTCTCGTACGTCGTCTATGTATATTTTTGCTTTGctaccttctttttcttttcttaatactttttacttaaaaattattatccttaAGAAATATTACTGCTTATCCGTAAGGAACATATTGTATGAAtcgaactttttcttcttttcactctctctctctctctctctttctctttctctcttcttttttctttctctctctctctctctctctttcagacacacacatacagtaAGTGCACATAGAAAGTGCACATTATTCAGGAAAAGAAACATACTATAagtcatcttttcttttttctttttttattgtttctttttattttttttttttttttttttatcgaactcACGTCGAACAGGCAGCTCGTTGTAATGATCTCGCACCATCGTCGTTACTTACCGTTCGTGCGAAATAAAGCGGGTTaaagttctttctctctgtctttctctctctctctctctctctctcgttctccttcgaaccttttcctttctttgaaAGAGCCGAAGCGTTGCTCGTTAGCGCGGAAATTGCGTgtcgttaaaaaattacgGGAGAGTGCGAGACGTCTCGacgtcttttattattttcctttttttttcttgttttctacctttttttttttaatttcctttttttttcaccacTTCGAGCGTTTGTTTTGCCCACGTCGTAGGACATGACGGCCTAGATGcgagaagaatgaaaataaaagggacGACAAACAATGAATGAAttagtaagaaaagaaaaattattgggTTGCGTCAATAAGAAAATTGTTGGAATTTTCAGTAGAAGATACTCGACATAcaatgtcttttcttttttttcttttttttcaatagaatatttatttaaattgaataatacatatatatatatatatatatacatatatatatatatatatatatatatatatatatatatattaataatagtttataGAGTATAGTattggattaattaataaacaatatcaaagttatcgatattttaatagataGAAGATTCCGATATCTAtgaaatctattatatatgtgcattttaaaattgaattgagttattttaaaataacgaaaatgtaTTGAACTGgccaataaataatatctgaaTTTTCTCTAAAGCGTTACTGAAAATTCGTTAGAAAATACGGTCAATTTActatagaaattttcaatcaaAAATACCGCAAATTCAATAGAAAGTTTATTCATGTTTTTCTATTGTactatcatacatatatacatacatacatacatacatacatatatatatatatatatatatatatatatatatatattcattcagTATTTTATATCCAAATGAACATTGTATTCAATATTTCAAACTACGAATATCTCCATTAGAGACACGTCATTCAAAAATCCAACAAAATTTCATGACAGATATTATAGttgcataaaaaaagaaatactataaaaaatgtttaaactaCTTACTAGACAAGCCAATATTTAAttgcatacgtatatagtgctaaagaaatagagagagagaaagagtgagagtgttAAAGACAGAGACatggaaaaaaagacagagagagagagagagagacagaaagagagagagggagggaaaggaTGAACTTTTGCTGACGAACGGGGTTGCACGGTGAAAATTCCAGTGATAACTGCCGAAAAGCGTTAGCGTTCGTTTTCTACGTTTTACAAattgttttcaatatttcatttcgcGGGCTCGACGTTAAAATGGAACTTTAAACTCGTGGCATGTAGTGGCGGCTGTCGTGAGGGAGTTCACGTTATTACTGTGCCACCACAGCACCATTTCATAGTTACTCCACAAACTTTTCAAAGCATCCATGCACTTGATCTTTTCTATTGCGCTTTATATCTTacagacatacatacctacaaacatacatatatatatgacctTTTTCTTCGCAGAGCCAACATCCCTTTCCCTTTTacccctctcttttttgttttttctctctttctttctctttctctttctctatctctttttctcacgctttctttcttctctctgttcgcttttttttttttttacacacatatatatatatatgtatttatttttctttctatctatttttatagcCAATCACTAATTTAAAGATATTCCGTTCTCAGTTACGTAGCTACTTTCCGAACTAGGTATCTTCGTCTTGAACTTGATTAACCCACTCTCTTTAGCCTGATTATCGATAACaattaaaaggaataaaatatagGAAGGATTATTCTACTTTTAGAAATCTCCTCGGTTGCTACTTCGTTTGTAACAATTTCGTCCATTTCGTTAAAGGCTTCCCGCCTGTTATCCCACTTAACGATCTTTCTCGTTACCGATAATGCCTTTGGCATTTCGCCGTTTTCCTTACGACCTAATAAGCGGAACCTTCTCTATTTTTAGAGTTCGTCTTTTACTTACACGCAAATATGGATTATTAATtcatgatacatacatattatatatgataaaataatggaACGTACACCATggagaaacgaataataacATCAAGTTTATCCTTCGAAATCCCCGAAGTGgggcaatttttatttacaaaaacaaTTTTGTATTGTTATCTGGAAAATATTGTCTATCGATTCGACTGGTTACAGCGATTTAATCTTATATGCTTATGTATATCagttattcgatcgaaaaacaatgatatatttttgatagatataaatattatgacgtaaaaatacgatattatattttctcagGTCATCCTTATCTTCCCGTTGTCAGTATAATACGCTAATTAAATCTGATTAAAATCagttataataaacaaaattatatctcgACATTATCGACTTTGTTCGTTCCTAAATCAATCCTACttacaggtatatatatatatatatatatatatatatatatatacatgaataatatattcaattagaAGATTTAtcagttttctttctattcagatttttttcttttttttttctttatctctttcccttATCAGTCGATATCaaagaattttctaaataGCTTCGACGACATCACGTCGTAGTAGTTATTGTACATCGGACTATTCTCGATTGTTAAATAAAGCGTACTAAGAGTTTATAAAATTGTCggttcccttcttcttctttttttcttctcttcttttgtaaTAGGAAACCCGAAGCGAATCGAAGCGTAGCCGAGTAGGGGCGAGATGAATGCATCCACTGTTTCAGGGATATACAATTGAACGATGCAATTCGTCGAATGGGTTGCACTCGAGTAATTCGCTATTGAAGATCGATGCGTCAACGATGCTGAGCAGGTAGAAATTATTCGTCTCGGGATTCCGATATTCCTTCGTCGAGcggtaaaaaataaacgagaaataaaGTACACGGTAGACTAGAAGggattttcttgatttttcttttttctccctttttttttcttttttctctatctctctttaaatATCGTCCCTTACCAatcgtcgatgaaaaaaaaaaagagacagaaagaggatTGCGATAATGTTCTTTTACACGAAAATAGAACGATTAGATACGTTGGGGGGATATGTCGGGTTATGTCGGGGATATGTCACAAAAAATgtacaagtaaaaaaatatatgtatgtatatatctcgattcttttatttattcgatcatCGTAGATACAAGAGCAATTAGCGATTGATTAAAGAGTAATCAGAAGATTAGTACGAATAGAAAGTAATTCGAGTGATATACGATGAGGAAAGATGGTCgctttttttaaacataatatCGTTTCTAATTGATAGATTTAATTGTATCAGTAGTTGTACCAAGTTGCCGTCGATCTTaccgattttctttcttttctttctttctctctctctctctctcttctttatttatttatttttttttcttttttttacaacgaaCTAAGGTTgcgttaatctttttttctcaaaggGAAGTTTCAATCGTTTTCTGGAAATCATATCGAGCGATAGATCTTTCTCTTGGAGGATCTGAAGAATCGTGTTGATTTCTACGTCCTCGTTACGAAGATCTTTGCGTCTAGTTGTGAACTCCGCCGCTGACGTCGACGCGGCATTTGCGTTTACGACATCTGACACTGACTTTACCATTCCACTTCCACTTCGCAGTCGTTGGGTCGACTTGTTCGACCGCTGTATTTTCGTTTTCCGTGATATGTGGAACGACTTCTCCGCTTGGTAATCTCAACCAATGGATTCCAAGGGTAGCAGCTTTGTTACATTTCGAATTGTCAACTTCGTCGCTGTTGCAATTGGAATGGAAAACTATTTCTACAGAATTGTTTTCATCGTCGGcgctttcttcctcttcctcctccacgTTGTATGACTTTTGGATACCGTCGTCGACTTCATCATCGGCTGATTCTGATACGAGGGTTCCGTCATCGGCTACGTACCAGCTTCCGCCGATACCGATGTGACCCTTGCATCGCTTTCCACGACACTTTATTCCGCCTGATACCTTTATCTTCGACAAATCAGCTTCGTTTTCAGCGAGGTTCTCCTacgaaataattcatatttgaTTTCGCGTTCAATGGAAAATTCATTcgaatattcatttctttcgatatttcacGATTGTTCTTACTTGTTGAACGTTTTCCAAGCCTACAGGGCTGGCTATAGCTACCGCCGCAAGGGCAAGTAGAACGACGAACGCCTTCATGTTTGATCCTATTTCGATAAAGTACGtaatacgaattaataatatacgttTACAGGTAATACAATTTTACAaagttatttctatttttgctacattagaatattataatatgatatcGTCGTGTATACGATGATATAACTATTTGTAATGCTACTTACCAGTAGAGTTCGAGAGTAATATGTTATTTGCTGGCTCACGGTGGCTTATATAGTAATGAAAAAACGAAGGGGCAATGTGTACATAATTATCGGGGAATCACATCCTCGAACGACTTCTTCAAAAACGTTTTTGATTCGTCGATTTTGGCATTCCGTCGGCCTTCCTCCCTTCCCCGCGTATCTTTAAGAGTCCGATGTTCTTTAATCGCGATCTTCATCGATTCTACTTGTTGTCGATAATCGCGTTAAACATCGCTTTTATGtaagtactatatatatatatctctcaaAATGATATTTACACAAGTGGGATTAAgccaataaatatttaatcttattatttttgacgatatttttaattttctgctTTTTAATATTCTGTAATCACATTTCTAATGTTTATTTGTCGTATTTTCAATTTCCCTATTACGATTGTAccatttctctattatttgTCCATTATTTTGTTCtaccatttatttattattatatatcatcgtTTTGCTATTGCATTTACTATTTCCTATTTCTTATCGGTAGACAAAGGCAGGgattatttcaaatagaatATGTACTATGTTCTATTACGGATAACAGCGATTGTACCAGACCATTATTATACTTACCTTACAATCGAGaaagttatttaattacattcgCTAAGCCCTTTGCCGATATTagttatcgattttaatcgaaactCGTTCGTCCGTTGGAAAcgcatttcatttctttctttttttttttgttttcatgaGACGCATAACTTTACTATTTCGAAATGATCGGgacggaaaaaaaatgatatcattCGTTTTACGTATccgatatatatctttgttcgATGCGTTGATTCGATAAACTCGGAAAAgactattcttttttgttccactttttttttccttttccaacAGATTACCgaataaatagattaaataCGTTTGATGTCTGGGATATGACCTTGATTCGATAGAAATCTCGAGTTTAAACGTAAGACTGATCGAGATCTTGTCGATCGTAACATAAATTAAGAATATCGCATAacaagattttataaattttttcattccaatgctcgatcgatcgaaaaataattcttataaacgatcgacatttttatttcgttgaaattttgtCCATGTATCATGCTGTGTAAACAAGCGtttcttttatcctctttTATCCCTCTTGACTATCTTTCGACAACTACGAATCGAGTtatctaattgaaattaaCGAGCAGAACAAAGATCGAAAGCATTTCGATTCGTTCTAAAAATCTGAACAATTTTGATGCGTAGGTTGTTCCCCGAGTTTGATAAATTTGTATTGAAAATGACCGGAtgttatcgattaaattcaaGAGCATACAGATTACATATATGATTTAtcgatctttatctttctttcttttttttatgattgtaTCATCGTGTCGTAATCGTGATGTCAAACACGTGCCATCTCTCCCTTACCTCGTCtcgattttaatatcattttctattttcatatttcttattattgcatcagatttatctttcttatataagtcaaatttttatcctcttgtctttttttttttgtatataattgaacataaaaaaaaaaaacaaatcgagGATCGATGCGATCTAGATCTTTCGTTCCAATCTCTtccaaataattttcaatcgttccagattcgtttatttatttatttatttatatacatccaattaattaattaataataaaaaaaatacctcCCGTGTCCCCGTTACAAAATGACGTAtgtataaacaaaacaaaaaaaaagaaagaaattattccaattgcatatcgaatataatctgtttgatattattttcgtaCGATCTCCTCtaatcttttactttttcaatcGTTCCTACATACAATATCCTAGATACAACGTCTAACAGATCGTTCTTATTCTTTCgacgataaaaggaaaaaaagagaaagaagaaaatgtcttttctgtctctgttGAAGAACTCAATGCGACGTCACCGTCTACCAGCGAATTCGGAGAACTCGTCGACGATATGGAGAGAGACGAATTGAACTTAGAAACggacgaggacgaagatgCGGTCGAAGATATTCTTTATATGCGTGGTGCATCGTTCACGATACATCTGGATCAACCGAACGAGAACTCGACGACAAATGGAACAAAAGTGAACGGGCAATTCAATGGGACGTCCAATACGCCGGACTTTGGTCTTCCTACCGTTTCTCTTCAGGTATTATCGATTTACGTTCAATCTTACAAGATATTCTACAcgtcaaatagaaaaaaagagaatattttattataagatattcTTCGTTTCGTCGTTATGACAAAAAGTCGATCGCTTGGAAATCGAATCGACGATAAAAGAGTTTATGGAAAATGTCGTCCTAAgaattatgatttaaaaaacaaaaaaagggaaaagaaaaggaggaagaggcaCGAGAAATCTTTgcgaacgttttttttttttttctcattatttacaatattcatacgaattattttaaacgatatttcgTGCCTGCGTGTATCTGCCCTTCGCGCGCGgttgcaattattttttctcgagaATAAATATCTTGTATTTGTATTCTTTACTTTAGTCTccttataaaaagatatatatataaatatataaatcagtTCTCGATCACTTTCGTCGTAATAATTGGCCCATATATAGCAaactaaaatgaaatttatggtTAACGCGGGATGTGGATTCAACCCTCTTTTCCCCATTACGGTAGATACACGTATCCATCAgtcgttattttcttctctacgGTATCCAATGGGAAACTACTGCTTATACCATACCATTGCTCTTTTGCAAAAGCTATTCGTCTTGTCGTATCgagttagaattttttttctttctttcttgttttttttctttttttctttttctttttccgacgTCGgtcatcgtttctctctcatgCGGCCGTCGATGTCTCTTcaggagaaaaatatttcctgtacagttctctctctctctctctctctctcctccccgCATTCTGCTCTTCACTCCCCGCCATCAACCTTTTTACCTAGCTACCAGCACTCGCTTTACTCTCTCAATTTCCCAGGACAAGGGTTCTTCGATTATTCTCCAAGCAAGGAGACTTCGACGATAACgcgagaatttcttttctccaaaAGCCGGAATTGAATAGACTAGAGAATTctactatataatatctacaaataattcaaacggtgaaataaataatcgagaaaaactGAATAACGCAAATACGTTTTGGACGAGTCGTTATTATGATGTCACAATCGTATTCAACGATGTATTCGAAAATGAGGATTAATTAAACAAGGAGAATCTGAAACTCTGCAAGCTAGGGGTgtctagaaatttttttctttcccagtGAAACACCATTTTCTCTTGTCACCTATGTGTTCTTACTTTTTGAAGtgacaaattatttaaaaaaaaaaaaaaaaaaaagaggaaaaagaaaacagtacaaaaacgaaagagcacgaagttatataaaaaattttcaatgacaaattttctttctctttttttttttttttatttcgacacGCTCGATCCGTACGAGTAAAATATTTGTCGTATAATTTCGTTCGAGTAAAATTGATATCAgtcaatctctctttctctctttctttcttcctttcttctctgaacgataaaaacaatgattagaaattttcgttaCAGATACCAAGCACGACGCGAAAGTCATCAACGAAATCGTGGTCAACGAGCGAGCTAGGTAGTAGTACTATAGCAAGTACCGAAGCAACCTGTACCTTGGATTGTGGACCCGGTAATTGTTTCGTTGAGCCGTCCCTCGATGAAGACATTCGGGTGGTATTAGTTGCCGAGAGAAATGGAAGCAACGAGGATGGATCGATGACTATGGATCTCGAGGGCAACAGCGTAGCTCTTAGACAGCAGAAGGAAGGCAACTCCTTCAGGCAGAGGTGTCAATGCCCTCTTGGTAGAGGCGGCGATCGATGTCAGCTTGGTAAACGAGAcgtactttcttctttcctttataggctgggacaaaaaagaaaaacataccCCTATCCTAAAAGAGGAGAGATTGGCCCCAAAAAGGTTCTCTGGTTATattagaaatcgatcgaacttCTCGCTCGAGACATTTTTGTAAgggttaatttttttccttcttcttttcttcttctttcctttttcctttctttccttttcttttctttttttgcttcgaGGTATTCGTATTATAAGAAGTGTCCTAGATTAGTAATTTTCCGATATGCAAACGGGGGGAGGGAAtagataacgaaagaaaaaagaagaattagcCCTGCTTCGGTCTTGTTCCGTCTAGCTTAGAGAAAAAGCAGAGTTGTGGGTTTTTAATATCGCTTATGAACTTTTatacctttcttttcttttttctttctctttttggaGCTCCAAAAAATGATGGATCAATCGATACATCGTACgtacgtttctttttactttctttactctctttttcccgctcacattttttctccctttccacTTCAAGACtcggggaaaaagagaaagaggaaaggaaaagaaaatgttttaccGTCATTTGCTTGAAATAACGTCGACGAAAAGGAGAGTTTAATATAAAGCTGTAATCTCGGTGAGACACGCGCGCAACTCGAGGGAGGAGtgagttacaaaaaaaaatttaaggccaagaagagagagagagagagagagagagagagagagaaataggaagaaagaaaaagtaatgtgGCGTAAGGCAAGACTTTTGACGTTTGCATTCAACAGCTGCAATCTACAAGCTCGATGTGCACAAGTGTTTCCACATGTACAATTTTCATCGTCGCGCAtgcagatagagatagatagatagagagagaaagagagagagagagagagagattaagttcttcccttttcttccattttgttattttcttttttgggtTGAGAAAATcttaatattttgttgaaaCTTAATATCTCTCCCGCAGTAAGATCTATAGAGATGCTCGTAAAGTATGTTTTATGTATACACTTGTagcctttttttcttccccctcttttctctctctctctctctctctctctctctctctctctctctttctctttctctttcttgtattttttttcttctttttctctttcttttcttttctctcagaGAGCCACGCTCGTACTCACGACGACGTGCGCCGTTTTGAAATGAAAGACGTGGCTGTGGTGCGCATGCTGTGCAAACTTTTAGGAACGGCGACGTCTAAACGAGATACCGTTGctctattttattacaaaagacGTACACATTAATGGCCGAAAGCCTGTTTTCCTATTCGCTGAATAGTACCCTGAGTCtaatttctcttctcgtaatttctttttatttttttcttctctctcactatctctctctctctctctctctctctctcttctttttcctcttctcttttagtGAGATAAGAAATCATCGTTATTATGggaattaaatagaaaaagggagagggaaagaggaatgGGGTTATTTTTAAGGTGCGGAAAATGCGATCCTCCcgtgtaaattttttaattttataagtcatctataaatcatttagaaaggatgatgaaataaaagtgaaatagagataagagaaaattaagaatatttctaatttttcatttacgttataaagtaatataatatagtatcgTTACGATAGtttaaagttttatatatatatatatatatatatatatata contains these protein-coding regions:
- the LOC127068852 gene encoding uncharacterized protein LOC127068852, whose protein sequence is MKAFVVLLALAAVAIASPVGLENVQQENLAENEADLSKIKVSGGIKCRGKRCKGHIGIGGSWYVADDGTLVSESADDEVDDGIQKSYNVEEEEEESADDENNSVEIVFHSNCNSDEVDNSKCNKAATLGIHWLRLPSGEVVPHITENENTAVEQVDPTTAKWKWNGKVSVRCRKRKCRVDVSGGVHN